The Deltaproteobacteria bacterium genome segment GGCACTTTAATCATCTAATTCTGGGACATGACACTAGCAAATCATTCAGGAGGCAGGTTCCATTCTTCCACCGGCCCCACCGTGGCTGCGGCTGCTTTGTTCAGGTCCAGGTAGCGGCGGGCCACATCAAGGACGGCTTGAGCAGTTACGGCGCCGATACCGTCAACGTAGCGGTAGCGGTAGTCATAACCCAGATCGTAAAGCTCGTTTAATGCGATATCCATGGCTAGCTGGCCGTTGCGCTGGAGACCGATTTCAAATGTGCCCAGGATATTTTCCTTGGCCCGGTTGAGTTCCTCAGGGCTGATGGGTTCCTGGCGCAGGTCCAGAATAAGCCTGCGCAAACCTGCCTTGACCTGTTCGTACTTCGAGGGAGCGAAGGCAATATAAAAGGCAAAGGCGCCGGTGTCCAGACCAGGGCGAAACAGCGAACTGACGGTATAAGCCAGACTCTGTTTGTCGCGAAGTTCAATGAAAAGGCGGCCTCCCTGGCTGGAAAGAACCCTGTCAAGGACATCCAGGGCGTAACGATCCTCGCTCTTAAGGCCCGGCGTCAGGAAGCCGAGGAAGAGGTGGGCTTGGGCCCGCTGGATCTCCTCACGAGCCGTGCGCAGGTCTTCCAGAGCCAAGGGCGGCTTGATGACTGGAGGCTTAAAGGCGCCTCCTTCCCAGTCCCCCAACAGCTTTTCCAGCCGCAACTTGATGCGGTCCGGTTCCACGTCCCCGACCACGGCCATGACCATATTGGAAGGCACGGCCCATTTCTCATAATAGGCCCTCAGGGTTTCGGCGGAAATAAGACGGACAGATTCGGAGGTACCCAGGATATTGGCGGCATAGGGGTGTTCGCCGTAGATGGTCTTTGCGAATAAATTGAAGGTGCGATGAGGCAATTGGTCTGCCTGGCGTTTGATGGCGGCCAGGATGCTGGGCCGGGCCTTTTCAACCTCGGAAGGAGTCAGGGCCGGACGGCGCAGGACTTCGACGAGAAGGTCCAGGCCAGGCTCCAGAAACTGGCTCAAGAACTCCGCTTCAAGCCCGAAGGAGTTACGGCCGGAAAAGGCGGTGATACTGCCAGCCATGTCCTCCACAGCCTGGGCCAGTTCTTCGGGTCCAAGCCGCCTGGTTCCTTTGTCCCAGACTTCGGCCAGAAAATTGTTAAGCCCGTGATGTGGCGGGTTCTCGAAACGCAGGCCGCCTAAAAAGGCGATACGGATCGCAACCAGAGGCAGGGAGTGATCAGCCTTGATTAGGAGGGTGGCCCCGCTGGGCAGGATATATTTTTTGACTTCATCGGCGCGCTTTAAAGAGGCGGCCTGGGCCACGGTGTTAAGTATTTGTGATTCGTCAAGCTCTTTTAACGCCTCTTTCGGGATAATAACGCCCACGGTTAAGTTTTCCGGCTGTAGGTACTTAAGCGCCGCCTCTCTCAAATCGGTGCGCGTGACCTGCTCGATTTCAGCCAAGTATTTATCCTTGGCCTTAAAGTCGCCGAGCAGGGCCTGGAAAATGGCGGCCGTTCTGGCCTCGCCGCTCATGGTCGCCCTTTCGTCAATAAAGTCGGCCTTGATCTTGAGCTTGGCTCGCGCCAGTTCTTCGGGTTGAACCATGGTATTGGACAGGGAAAAAATTTCATGAAGCATGGCCTTCAGGCCTGGTAAAACCTGGCCGGGAGAGAGGGAGGCGTCAATGAAAAAGAGCCCTGGGTCCTTGGGAGTGTAAGCCGCGGCATAGACCTCATGGATGAGTTCCTTGTTTCTTTTAACTTCCTGATAGAGCCGGGCGGTTCGGCCCTGGCCAACAATAATGGCTAAAAGGTCCAGCGCCTTGATGTCAATATCCTTTATCCCCGGAATATGAAAGGCCAAATCCAGCCGAGCCTGCTCAACATTTTCGCGCAACACAGTCGCCCTGGTCTGATCCTGAACCGGCTCCAGCGGCGTTTCCTCTGCCATCGCCTTTCCTGCCGACACCCGGCCAAAGACCTCTTCGATCCTGGCCTTGATTTCATCCGTCTTAAAATCACCGACTACAACCAGGATAATATTCTCGGGCCGATACCAGCGCTCGTGAAATTTCAAGGCTGTCTCGCGGGTAATAGATTGAACCGTATCTGGAAATCCAATGATCGGCCGACCATAAGGGTGGACCTGGTAGGCCTTGGTAAAGAGGGCGTTGATGAGCCGCCTGGTAGGGATGTCCAGGCTGCGGTTGATTTCCTCAATCACGACCTCCTTCTCCCGTTTGAACTCCTTCGGGTCCATGGCCGGATTAAAGACCATGTCGGCCAGAACGCTCAGAGCCCGCTCGGTAAAACGGCTGGCAATGTCAATGTAGTAAACGGTCTGGTCAAGCGAGGTGTAGGCATTGATATTGCCGCCCGCAGCCTCGACTTCCTGGGCGATAACTCCCGGCCCCCTGGTGGCGGTTCCCTTGAACAGCATGTGTTCCATTAGATGGGCCAGGCCGATCTCGTCCGGCTTTTCCAGGGCGCTGCCTACCTTGACCCACACCAGCAGGGAAGTAACCGGCGCGCGGTGATTTTCAATCAAGATGACTTCCAGGCCGTTGGCCAGATCGTACTTCACCGGTCCAACCGCCTGGCCAGGGAAGGGGAAGAGAAGCAGCATGATGAAGACCAAAGGAACCAGGGTCTTTTTCCCGGGAAAGCACATGTCCTGTCTCCAAATCTACTCGTCACTTTCATAGACTCAAATATAAGGCCTGGCCCAGAAAAAGGCAAGGAAACGAATTAAGCAAGGTCTCATTCCGACCTGGATGATAAACCCCGAGGTAACGGCCCTATTTATCGGTTTCTTTTGTAATCATATCCATGTCCGTGGCTGACAGCCTATCATCAGCAAAGGTGGGCTCAGTGCCAATAATGCCTGCCTCAGTCAGGTCAGCCATCTCCTGGTCAGTCAAACCCAGGAGTTCTTTATAAGCGTATTCATTGTGCTGGCCTAAAAGGGGCGCCGGAAACCTGATCCTGAGATCGGAATCAGACATCTTGGCGACCATCCCCGGTAACTGGCGGGTCCCGGCATGAGGATGATCCACATTTTCAAAAAAACCCCGGCTTTTAAAATGCTGATCTTCAAGCAATTCGCCCGGGTAAAGCACCGGCGCGCCGGCCAGACCGGCCTTCTGGAGCAAATCCATGACTTCGTAACGATCAAGTGCAGAAGTCCAGATTGCGATGAGCCTGTCCAGCTCCTGGTGATGTTGCCTCCGGCCGTGTGCAGTTGCGAAACAAGGGTCTTGAGACCATTCAGGATGGCCTGTCAGCTTGCTGAATTTTTTCCATTCTTCATCACTGGTAATACTTATGACCGCCCACTTATCATCACCCTTGCATGGATAACATCCCTGGGGAGCGGCATAATCGTCCCTGTTGCCCACGCGGCTCCTGACCCGCCCGTTCATGGCGCAGTCAAGAGTCCAGTCCATGCATTTGGTGGCCGCCTCAAAATGAGAAACATCTACAAACTGACCCTGGCCGGTTTTCTGGCGAAAATGCAAAGCAGACAGAACGGCCAGGGCCGCGGCAAAACCGCCGGCCGGATCGCCGTAAGCAATCCCCGGCCTCATGGGCGGGCTGTCTTCATATCCGGTTATTTCGTCCAGGCCGCAAAAGGCGTTAATGCAGTCGCCAAAGGCGGGGGCGTTTTTATAGGAGCCGGTGCAGCCGTAACCGGGCATGGAAACCATAATGATATCAGGCTTGACCTTGAGAAGCTCTTCATAGCTCAAGCCCAGGTTGGGCATGACGCGCGGGGTAAAATTATTAAAAACAACGTCGCTTATTTTGACGAGTTTGAGGTAAAGTTCTTTGCCTTTTTCCTCGCTCAGATCAAGAGTAATACCCAGTTTGTTGTGGTTGATCTGTATGAACCAGGGCGCTTTCTCCCAGAACATATCACTCATCCCGAATCTGACGCCATGGTATCTCATGCCGTCGAACCTGAACAGGGCCTCGATTTTTATGACCTCCGCCCCCAGGTCCGCCAGAATGACGGAACCTTGAGGGCCAGCCCAGGCGATGGTGTGGTCTAAAATTCTAATACCTTCCAAGGGTAAGCCAGCCATATTCATAACCTCCAGAGCAGTGATCTCATGCCTTTAATAAATATTTCCGCGGTGCCTCTTAAGCGGCGCCAATCATCATCGTCACCTGTTCCTCAGAATACCCCAGCCGCCCGATCAGGATTTCATGGTTGTGCTCCCCGAGCATGGGGGCGCGGTCAACCCGCCACGGCGTCTTGGACATGATAAAGATATGCCCCGGGTATTCCATCTTTCCTAAAACCGGATGATCCTTCTCCATGAAGAAGCCTCGCTCCCGGTGCTGAGGATCGTGAAGCAGCTTGTCCATATCATTTAAGATACCAATGGGAACGCGCCAGTCTGTGGCTTCCGCGAAGACTTCCCTTTGTGTCTTTGTCTGGAGATAGTCTGTGAGG includes the following:
- a CDS encoding insulinase family protein, whose product is MCFPGKKTLVPLVFIMLLLFPFPGQAVGPVKYDLANGLEVILIENHRAPVTSLLVWVKVGSALEKPDEIGLAHLMEHMLFKGTATRGPGVIAQEVEAAGGNINAYTSLDQTVYYIDIASRFTERALSVLADMVFNPAMDPKEFKREKEVVIEEINRSLDIPTRRLINALFTKAYQVHPYGRPIIGFPDTVQSITRETALKFHERWYRPENIILVVVGDFKTDEIKARIEEVFGRVSAGKAMAEETPLEPVQDQTRATVLRENVEQARLDLAFHIPGIKDIDIKALDLLAIIVGQGRTARLYQEVKRNKELIHEVYAAAYTPKDPGLFFIDASLSPGQVLPGLKAMLHEIFSLSNTMVQPEELARAKLKIKADFIDERATMSGEARTAAIFQALLGDFKAKDKYLAEIEQVTRTDLREAALKYLQPENLTVGVIIPKEALKELDESQILNTVAQAASLKRADEVKKYILPSGATLLIKADHSLPLVAIRIAFLGGLRFENPPHHGLNNFLAEVWDKGTRRLGPEELAQAVEDMAGSITAFSGRNSFGLEAEFLSQFLEPGLDLLVEVLRRPALTPSEVEKARPSILAAIKRQADQLPHRTFNLFAKTIYGEHPYAANILGTSESVRLISAETLRAYYEKWAVPSNMVMAVVGDVEPDRIKLRLEKLLGDWEGGAFKPPVIKPPLALEDLRTAREEIQRAQAHLFLGFLTPGLKSEDRYALDVLDRVLSSQGGRLFIELRDKQSLAYTVSSLFRPGLDTGAFAFYIAFAPSKYEQVKAGLRRLILDLRQEPISPEELNRAKENILGTFEIGLQRNGQLAMDIALNELYDLGYDYRYRYVDGIGAVTAQAVLDVARRYLDLNKAAAATVGPVEEWNLPPE
- a CDS encoding CoA transferase; protein product: MAGLPLEGIRILDHTIAWAGPQGSVILADLGAEVIKIEALFRFDGMRYHGVRFGMSDMFWEKAPWFIQINHNKLGITLDLSEEKGKELYLKLVKISDVVFNNFTPRVMPNLGLSYEELLKVKPDIIMVSMPGYGCTGSYKNAPAFGDCINAFCGLDEITGYEDSPPMRPGIAYGDPAGGFAAALAVLSALHFRQKTGQGQFVDVSHFEAATKCMDWTLDCAMNGRVRSRVGNRDDYAAPQGCYPCKGDDKWAVISITSDEEWKKFSKLTGHPEWSQDPCFATAHGRRQHHQELDRLIAIWTSALDRYEVMDLLQKAGLAGAPVLYPGELLEDQHFKSRGFFENVDHPHAGTRQLPGMVAKMSDSDLRIRFPAPLLGQHNEYAYKELLGLTDQEMADLTEAGIIGTEPTFADDRLSATDMDMITKETDK